In Xenopus laevis strain J_2021 chromosome 2S, Xenopus_laevis_v10.1, whole genome shotgun sequence, a genomic segment contains:
- the LOC121400348 gene encoding uncharacterized protein LOC121400348 has protein sequence MKRHVDAFVLKELFLGLELPEETRRRYYPTRKDLANLMYKAKSEGHDSTLDQENILDLIEQWKMQNPNDIIFCRPSCCTTENKHQTFLFCYQKDWQQRLLTIYGNHITLLDATYRTTRYALPLFFLCVRSNVCYLVVGAFVTQEENTASIKEALQLFKNWNKEWKPKCFLVDFCQEEINAIYETFPASKVLLCDFHREKAWTEWTRKKDHNVYDFRKTILSMLRKIALARTMDEHQNSLKNLIESKIWKTCSALRHWFSNKWLPEIEVKI, from the exons ATGAAAAGACACGTGGATGCTTTTGTCTTAAAAGAGCTTTTCTTGGGTCTAGAACTCCCTGAAGAAACTCGAAGACGATATTACCCAACAAGAAAAGACCTTGCCAATCTAATGTACAAAGCTAAAAGTGAAGGGCATGATTCAACATTGGATCAAGAGAATATCCTTGACCTTATAGAACAATGGAAGATGCAAAATCCAAATGACATTATATTTTGTCGTCCAAGTTGCTGCACCACTGAAAACAAACATCAGACTTTCTTATTCTGTTACCAAAAGGATTGGCAACAAAGATTACTAACGATCTATGGAAACCATATAACACTTCTTGATGCTACCTACAGAACAACACGTTATGCTCTGCCCCTATTTTTCCTCTGTGTTCGGTCTAATGTTTGCTACCTGGTGGTTGGGGCTTTTGTTACCCaagaagaaaatacagcaagcATTAAAGAAGCATTACAGTTATTTAAAAACTGGAACAAAGAGTGGAAACCAAAGTGTTTTCTTGTGGATTTCTGTCAAGAGGAGATTAATGCAATATATGAAACATTTCcag CATCGAAAGTCCTGCTCTGTGATTTCCACCGTGAAAAAGCATGGACTGAATGGACCAGAAAAAAAGACCACAATGTGTATGATTTTCGGAAGACCATCTTGAGCATGCTTCGTAAAATAGCACTTGCTCGAACTATGGATGAACATCAAAATTCTCTAAAAAATCTGATAGAATCAAAAATTTGGAAGACATGCAGTGCCCTGAGGCACTGGTTTTCAAACAAGTGGCTACCTGAAATAGAGGTAAAAATATaa